One stretch of Streptomyces sp. R21 DNA includes these proteins:
- a CDS encoding peptidylprolyl isomerase yields MNRALMTAWAAAALVVSGGSTTAFASDAPPRTTHGPCQYTQTPDEPAARRVPLPPDPRHTPSHGTVSMAVRTSQGPLPLSLDRAKAPCTVQSFVHLAAHRFYDRTVCHRLTAYPTLKVLQCGDPTGTGEGGPGYDYKDELPVDLPPAPSDPTGVRRLYGRGLLAMANAGPNTNGSQFFVVYGDSALRPNYTVFGTVGAAGLKTLDKVAAGGIEPTTQDPAPVDGTPVLRTELLSVRPSCRP; encoded by the coding sequence ATGAACCGAGCTCTCATGACCGCATGGGCGGCAGCAGCATTGGTCGTGTCCGGGGGCAGCACCACCGCCTTCGCTTCCGATGCCCCGCCGCGAACCACGCACGGTCCTTGCCAGTACACCCAGACCCCGGACGAGCCGGCGGCGCGGCGGGTTCCCCTGCCGCCCGACCCGCGGCACACGCCCAGTCACGGCACGGTGAGTATGGCTGTCCGGACCAGCCAGGGCCCGCTCCCGCTGAGTCTGGACCGGGCGAAGGCGCCGTGCACGGTCCAGAGCTTCGTGCACCTGGCGGCGCACCGGTTCTACGACCGTACGGTGTGCCATCGGCTGACGGCGTATCCGACGCTGAAGGTCCTGCAGTGTGGTGACCCGACCGGCACTGGCGAGGGTGGGCCGGGGTACGACTACAAGGACGAGCTGCCGGTGGACCTGCCGCCGGCACCGAGCGATCCGACCGGCGTCCGTCGCCTTTATGGGCGCGGTTTGCTGGCAATGGCCAACGCCGGGCCGAACACGAACGGTTCGCAGTTCTTCGTCGTCTACGGCGACTCCGCGCTGCGACCGAACTACACGGTGTTCGGCACGGTCGGTGCCGCCGGCCTGAAGACGCTCGACAAGGTCGCTGCTGGCGGAATCGAGCCAACTACGCAGGACCCGGCGCCTGTCGACGGCACGCCCGTGCTGCGGACCGAGCTGCTCAGCGTCCGGCCGTCCTGCCGGCCCTGA
- a CDS encoding serine protein kinase RIO has protein sequence MSHDDLSQHPQHPAFPDDSSTDPHRYVPPPDDLSDVDDRFVFDFRPYDDLEDGQRWSTWLSVEPLCRGPEPLPDWVVTSQGAIDTELGVLKTGKEADVHLVERADPRDPTASVVMAAKRYRSPEHRTFHRSASYTEGRSMKRSRDERALKRKSTFGRQVAAGEWAVSEWGALVRLWDLGLPVPYPVQIDGTEILMEWITVVDEDGTVATAPRLAQTRPSPKLLAAYFEQLTDALATMVQNGLVHGDLSAYNILAAGERLVIIDLPQIVDLVGNLNGMNFLQRDCANICGWFRSRGLEVDEQALFAELMAHAF, from the coding sequence ATGTCTCACGACGATCTCTCGCAGCACCCTCAGCACCCGGCATTTCCTGACGACTCCAGCACCGACCCCCACCGCTACGTCCCACCGCCGGACGACCTGAGCGACGTCGACGACCGGTTCGTCTTCGACTTCCGTCCCTACGACGACCTCGAGGACGGCCAGCGCTGGTCGACATGGCTCAGCGTCGAACCCCTCTGCCGAGGCCCCGAGCCGCTCCCTGACTGGGTGGTGACCTCGCAGGGCGCGATCGATACCGAGCTCGGCGTCCTCAAGACCGGCAAGGAGGCCGACGTCCACCTCGTCGAGCGCGCCGACCCGCGCGACCCCACCGCCAGCGTGGTCATGGCAGCCAAGCGGTACCGCTCTCCCGAGCACCGGACCTTCCACCGCTCCGCGTCCTACACCGAGGGCCGCTCGATGAAGCGCTCACGTGACGAGCGGGCCCTCAAGCGGAAGAGCACCTTCGGCAGGCAGGTCGCGGCCGGCGAGTGGGCGGTGTCCGAGTGGGGTGCACTGGTGCGGCTCTGGGACCTCGGACTACCGGTTCCCTACCCGGTCCAGATCGACGGCACCGAGATCCTGATGGAATGGATCACCGTCGTCGACGAGGACGGCACCGTCGCGACCGCGCCCCGGCTCGCCCAGACTCGCCCCTCACCGAAGCTGCTGGCAGCGTACTTCGAGCAGCTCACCGATGCGCTCGCGACGATGGTGCAGAACGGCCTCGTGCACGGCGACCTCTCGGCGTACAACATCCTGGCGGCGGGCGAGCGGCTGGTCATCATCGACCTGCCCCAGATCGTCGACCTGGTCGGCAACCTCAACGGGATGAACTTCCTCCAGCGCGACTGCGCCAACATCTGCGGCTGGTTCCGCTCGCGGGGCCTCGAGGTCGACGAACAGGCGCTGTTCGCGGAGCTGATGGCGCACGCCTTCTGA